The following are from one region of the Alkalimarinus sediminis genome:
- the argS gene encoding arginine--tRNA ligase: MFHPKWQNLAEMKEYIAGLIQSAVDTLKASGELPAEVSPKIMIDNTRDKSHGDFASNIALTLAKPAGKPPRQIAERLCSIILEQAIVDKKGVEKAEIAGPGFINFFVSSASSFAVVTDILSSGEAYGRSDVGKNQKVQVEFVSANPTGPLHVGHGRGAAYGATVADLLAAVGFDVQREYYVNDAGRQMNILAASIWLRYLELQGEKFTFPCNGYKGEYIYDIAKGLSNDHGEKFKHSAEVVFKNIPADEPAGGDKEIHIDALIARCKTLLGEEDYLTVFDAGLDNIVGDIKDDLGDFGVHYQNWFSEKSLSDSIDGVIEQLDKSGHIYEKEGALWFRSTEFGDDKDRVVKRDNGETTYFASDIAYHKNKFERGFAQVINIWGADHHGYIARVKAALEALELNPEQLTVKLVQFAILYRGTERVQMSTRSGSFVTLRELREEVSNDAARFFYVTRKAEQHMDFDLELAKSESKDNPVYYIQYAHARICSVLRKLAEQNITWNQENGLANLELLSLEHERDLATKLSKYPEVLNNAAINLEPHALTHYLKELAADFHTYYNAHKMLVEDADLRDARITLGMAVRQVLANGLNLLGVSAPEEM, translated from the coding sequence ATGTTCCATCCTAAATGGCAGAATCTAGCAGAGATGAAAGAGTATATCGCAGGATTAATTCAATCCGCAGTTGACACACTAAAGGCATCAGGTGAGCTTCCAGCAGAGGTCTCACCTAAGATAATGATCGATAACACACGCGATAAAAGTCATGGCGATTTTGCAAGCAATATTGCACTCACACTCGCCAAGCCCGCGGGCAAACCGCCTCGCCAAATTGCTGAGCGCCTCTGCAGCATTATCCTTGAACAGGCAATCGTCGATAAAAAAGGTGTAGAGAAAGCCGAGATTGCAGGCCCCGGTTTTATCAACTTTTTTGTTAGCAGCGCTAGCAGCTTTGCAGTCGTTACCGATATTCTGTCTAGCGGGGAAGCATACGGACGCAGCGACGTAGGAAAGAACCAAAAAGTACAAGTAGAGTTTGTCTCTGCAAACCCTACCGGCCCTCTGCATGTTGGGCACGGCCGTGGCGCCGCATACGGTGCAACTGTTGCAGACCTATTAGCTGCCGTTGGTTTTGACGTACAACGCGAATACTACGTTAATGATGCTGGCCGTCAGATGAATATCTTAGCTGCAAGTATCTGGCTAAGATACTTAGAACTTCAAGGTGAGAAATTCACCTTCCCATGCAATGGCTACAAAGGCGAATACATATACGATATCGCCAAAGGCCTTAGCAATGACCATGGTGAGAAGTTTAAGCACTCTGCCGAAGTGGTATTTAAAAATATCCCTGCAGACGAACCTGCAGGTGGCGATAAAGAGATTCATATCGATGCCCTCATCGCACGCTGCAAGACCTTACTCGGTGAAGAGGACTACCTCACCGTATTTGATGCCGGCCTAGACAACATCGTCGGCGACATTAAAGACGACTTAGGCGACTTTGGTGTTCACTATCAAAACTGGTTTTCAGAAAAATCACTCTCAGACAGCATTGACGGTGTCATAGAGCAGCTCGACAAATCAGGGCACATCTATGAAAAAGAGGGAGCGCTATGGTTCCGCTCTACCGAATTTGGTGATGACAAAGATCGAGTGGTTAAGCGAGATAATGGTGAAACCACGTATTTCGCATCTGACATTGCTTACCACAAAAATAAATTTGAGCGCGGGTTTGCTCAAGTTATCAATATTTGGGGCGCAGACCATCACGGCTACATCGCGCGAGTTAAAGCCGCTCTTGAGGCTCTTGAGCTTAACCCCGAGCAACTAACCGTCAAATTAGTTCAGTTTGCAATCCTCTACCGTGGAACCGAAAGAGTTCAGATGTCGACGCGCAGCGGTTCTTTTGTGACGCTGCGAGAGTTGCGCGAAGAGGTCAGCAATGACGCAGCACGATTCTTCTATGTTACGCGCAAAGCTGAGCAGCATATGGACTTTGACTTGGAGTTGGCAAAGTCTGAGAGTAAAGATAACCCTGTTTACTATATCCAATATGCTCACGCAAGAATTTGCAGCGTACTGAGGAAGCTGGCAGAGCAAAACATCACTTGGAATCAAGAAAATGGCTTGGCTAATCTTGAGTTGCTATCGCTTGAGCATGAGCGAGACCTCGCAACCAAGCTATCAAAATATCCCGAGGTGCTAAACAACGCTGCCATAAATCTTGAGCCACATGCGCTTACTCACTACCTAAAAGAGCTAGCAGCAGACTTTCATACCTACTACAACGCACACAAAATGTTGGTGGAAGATGCAGACCTCCGTGATGCCCGCATCACACTTGGCATGGCAGTAAGACAAGTTCTAGCCAACGGTCTTAACCTTCTAGGCGTTAGCGCGCCGGAAGAGATGTAA
- a CDS encoding gamma-butyrobetaine hydroxylase-like domain-containing protein yields the protein MATAPRPTQIKLQTQSKCLELTYSDTERYALSFEFLRVLSPSAEVRGHGPGSAVLQTGKKDVNITLIEPAGNYALKITYSDGHDSGLYTWDYLYDLCCNEAAYWEDYLQQLADAGASR from the coding sequence ATGGCGACCGCTCCACGCCCTACCCAGATAAAGCTTCAGACCCAATCAAAATGCCTTGAACTGACCTACTCTGATACAGAGCGATACGCACTTAGCTTTGAGTTTCTACGCGTATTATCCCCTTCAGCAGAGGTTCGAGGACACGGCCCGGGAAGTGCGGTTCTGCAGACAGGAAAAAAAGATGTCAACATCACGCTTATTGAACCTGCAGGTAACTATGCATTAAAAATCACCTACAGTGACGGACACGACTCAGGGCTTTATACCTGGGACTATCTTTATGATCTTTGCTGCAACGAAGCGGCATACTGGGAGGACTATCTACAACAACTAGCGGATGCCGGCGCAAGCAGATAG
- a CDS encoding SPOR domain-containing protein, whose protein sequence is MTRDYAKPSTTKEPGKRSKERSGSRKPKVSKPTQRSNKHNAPAPRRKSTPWVIIACIIIASAFITGLVYLNKVPPTKATPPAIVDQNPPAEKQKPDTTSTTKERFKFYDLLPESEVIPPKVDAYQYKEKGKQIKYEYILQTGSFRNLKDAERQRAMIGFQGLKGQIEKVVTDSNSTWYRVQVGPYTSRSKMNSAMDKLVAINIQPLVKKNKR, encoded by the coding sequence ATGACGCGGGATTACGCTAAACCCAGCACTACAAAAGAACCCGGTAAGCGCTCGAAAGAGCGCTCTGGTTCGCGCAAACCAAAGGTTTCGAAACCCACCCAAAGGTCAAATAAGCACAATGCTCCGGCACCTCGCCGTAAGTCGACGCCGTGGGTAATTATTGCCTGTATCATTATTGCTTCTGCGTTTATTACTGGCTTGGTGTACTTAAATAAAGTCCCTCCAACAAAAGCGACGCCACCAGCAATAGTCGACCAAAATCCTCCTGCTGAGAAGCAGAAGCCTGATACCACATCGACAACCAAAGAGCGTTTCAAGTTCTATGATTTGCTACCTGAGTCGGAAGTTATCCCCCCCAAGGTTGATGCCTACCAATACAAAGAAAAAGGTAAGCAAATCAAATACGAATACATTCTGCAAACAGGCTCCTTTAGAAATCTAAAAGACGCAGAAAGACAGCGCGCCATGATCGGTTTTCAAGGGCTTAAAGGACAGATAGAAAAAGTTGTCACCGACAGCAATAGCACATGGTATCGAGTACAAGTAGGTCCATACACGTCCCGTAGTAAAATGAATAGCGCCATGGATAAACTTGTCGCCATCAATATTCAACCACTGGTTAAGAAGAATAAGCGGTAA
- a CDS encoding thermonuclease family protein, producing the protein MVAVLAKANMLLLRVDMNRGDMLSQKRASILGALFLCFALLLGSPAKASLCSGASSGDLSAMERAKVKRVVDGDTIWLQDGRKVRLIGVNAPELGKKGRQSEPFSVLAKQRLIELVGDSALIYLKVGEEAKDRYGRLLAHVFTHKGVSAEVVLVREGLGFAIAIPPNIAMQDCLRQAQIEARTARRGVWNDVYYAPRSALNLKRSDTGFRVVTGRLERVILKPGSTWWLLFEGALAVMIPASGQEFFERKALQELVGRELIVSGWLIKKNLSAKQKAKKYKPYLMSVKHPAAFIAPLL; encoded by the coding sequence TTGGTAGCCGTATTAGCAAAGGCTAATATGTTGTTGTTGCGGGTCGATATGAATCGCGGCGATATGTTATCACAAAAAAGGGCGTCCATTTTGGGCGCCCTTTTTTTGTGCTTTGCGCTTTTGCTAGGTTCGCCTGCGAAAGCTTCATTATGCTCTGGTGCTTCCAGTGGCGATTTGTCGGCAATGGAGCGCGCGAAGGTTAAGCGTGTGGTCGACGGTGATACGATATGGTTGCAGGATGGCAGAAAGGTTAGGCTTATTGGTGTCAACGCCCCTGAGTTGGGTAAAAAAGGCCGGCAGTCAGAACCTTTTTCAGTGCTGGCAAAGCAGCGATTGATTGAGCTTGTGGGGGATTCCGCTTTAATCTACTTAAAAGTCGGGGAGGAGGCAAAAGATCGTTATGGCCGTTTGCTTGCCCATGTCTTTACCCACAAGGGGGTTAGTGCAGAGGTTGTATTGGTGAGAGAGGGTTTAGGATTCGCAATTGCGATCCCGCCAAATATCGCGATGCAGGATTGTTTGCGGCAGGCCCAGATTGAAGCTCGTACAGCAAGGCGAGGGGTGTGGAATGATGTCTATTATGCGCCCCGCAGCGCGCTTAACCTGAAGCGCTCTGATACGGGGTTTCGTGTGGTGACGGGGCGGCTTGAGCGAGTGATTTTAAAGCCGGGTAGTACTTGGTGGTTGCTGTTTGAGGGTGCGCTAGCCGTAATGATACCTGCTAGCGGGCAAGAATTCTTTGAGCGTAAAGCATTGCAGGAACTCGTTGGGCGAGAGCTGATTGTGAGTGGCTGGCTGATTAAAAAGAATTTAAGTGCAAAACAGAAAGCCAAGAAGTACAAGCCTTATCTTATGTCGGTGAAGCATCCTGCTGCATTTATTGCGCCTTTGCTCTAG
- a CDS encoding malic enzyme-like NAD(P)-binding protein, with protein MSEDMKQAALDYHANPKAGKLSVEISKPTKTSRDLSLAYSPGVAEPVREIAKDPENAYKYTAKGNLVAVISDGSAILGLGNLGPLASKPVMEGKGVLFKRFAGIDVFDIEVNSESPQAFIDTVRRIADTFGGINLEDIKAPECFEIERILIEQCDIPVFHDDQHGTAIVTAAGMLNALELQGKKIEEAKIVCLGAGAAAVACMKLLISCGAASENIYMLDRKGVIHSGRDDLNQYKAMFANDTDKRTLADACDGADVFVGLSGPNLLPAEVLKTMAPNPVVFACSNPDPEINVETALATRDDLIMATGRSDYPNQVNNVLGFPFIFRGALDVRAKVINEEMKVAAVHAIRELAKEPVPQEVIDAYGGEALEYGKDNIIPKPLDTRLLTVVSAAVAKAAVDSGVANAPYPAHYPLNSVDDII; from the coding sequence ATGTCTGAAGATATGAAGCAAGCTGCACTCGATTACCACGCAAATCCGAAAGCGGGTAAACTCAGTGTAGAGATCAGTAAGCCAACAAAAACTTCCAGAGATTTGTCTTTGGCATATAGCCCTGGAGTGGCAGAGCCTGTTCGTGAGATCGCTAAAGATCCCGAAAATGCTTACAAGTATACGGCTAAAGGTAACTTGGTTGCTGTAATTTCTGATGGTTCTGCGATTCTTGGGTTAGGGAATCTTGGTCCTTTAGCAAGTAAGCCTGTTATGGAAGGTAAAGGCGTTCTATTTAAGCGCTTTGCCGGTATTGATGTATTTGATATCGAAGTAAACTCTGAGAGCCCTCAGGCATTTATCGATACTGTACGTCGTATTGCTGATACTTTTGGTGGTATCAACCTTGAAGATATCAAAGCGCCGGAGTGTTTTGAAATCGAACGCATTTTGATCGAGCAGTGTGATATTCCTGTATTCCATGACGATCAACACGGTACTGCGATTGTAACGGCTGCGGGTATGTTGAACGCGCTTGAGTTGCAAGGCAAAAAAATTGAAGAAGCCAAGATCGTATGTCTTGGTGCGGGTGCTGCCGCTGTAGCTTGTATGAAGCTGCTTATTAGCTGTGGTGCTGCGTCAGAAAATATTTACATGTTGGATCGTAAGGGTGTTATCCACTCTGGTCGTGACGATTTGAACCAGTACAAAGCAATGTTTGCTAACGATACTGATAAGCGCACATTGGCTGATGCTTGTGACGGTGCTGACGTATTTGTTGGGCTGTCTGGTCCAAACTTGTTGCCAGCAGAAGTGCTGAAAACAATGGCTCCAAACCCTGTTGTATTCGCTTGCTCTAACCCTGACCCAGAAATTAACGTTGAAACGGCGTTGGCAACTCGTGATGACTTGATCATGGCAACTGGTCGTTCTGATTACCCTAACCAGGTAAACAACGTATTGGGCTTTCCTTTCATTTTCCGTGGTGCGTTAGACGTTAGAGCTAAGGTTATCAACGAAGAGATGAAGGTAGCGGCGGTACATGCGATTAGAGAGTTGGCAAAAGAGCCTGTACCTCAAGAAGTAATCGATGCGTACGGTGGTGAAGCATTAGAGTATGGTAAAGACAACATCATACCTAAGCCTCTTGATACTCGTTTATTGACAGTGGTATCTGCGGCAGTTGCTAAGGCGGCTGTTGATTCGGGTGTGGCAAATGCGCCTTATCCTGCACACTACCCACTTAACTCTGTTGACGACATCATCTAA
- the rpmG gene encoding 50S ribosomal protein L33 has protein sequence MRDKIKLVSSAGTGHFYTTDKNKRNMPEKMEIKKFDPVVRKHVPYKEAKIK, from the coding sequence ATGCGCGATAAAATCAAATTAGTTTCATCTGCAGGCACTGGTCACTTCTACACGACCGACAAGAACAAGCGTAACATGCCAGAAAAGATGGAAATCAAAAAGTTCGACCCTGTTGTTCGTAAGCACGTTCCTTACAAAGAAGCCAAAATTAAGTAA
- the hslU gene encoding HslU--HslV peptidase ATPase subunit — translation MAGMTPREIVNELDKHIIGQNEAKRAVAIALRNRWRRMQLDEGMRNEITPKNILMIGPTGVGKTEIARRLAKLADAPFIKVEATKFTEVGYVGRDVESIVRDLVDMAMKMLREKAMETVSHQAMDAAEERILDALLPPARSFNDTETEAPESSARQIFRKKLREGELDDKEIEIEVKATPVGVEIMAPPGMEEMTSQLQSMFSNMSGDKKKTKKMKVVDAFKKIKEEEAARFVNEEQIKQDALQLVEQNGIVFIDEIDKVAKRADNSSSDVSREGVQRDLLPLIEGCTISTKFGMIKTDHILFIASGAFHLSKPSDLIPELQGRLPIRVELKALSPEDFKRILIEPDASLTEQYEALMATEGLALKFSDDALTRIAEIAWKVNETTENIGARRLHTVLERLLESVSFGAGDSVRENLEITAEYVNEQLNELSEDEDLSRYIL, via the coding sequence ATGGCTGGAATGACCCCTAGAGAGATCGTCAACGAGTTAGATAAACATATCATTGGCCAAAATGAAGCCAAACGCGCAGTGGCTATTGCGCTCAGAAATCGCTGGAGACGCATGCAGCTCGATGAAGGCATGCGTAATGAAATCACACCTAAGAATATTCTCATGATAGGACCAACAGGTGTGGGTAAAACCGAAATAGCACGAAGATTAGCCAAGCTGGCAGATGCGCCTTTTATTAAAGTAGAAGCCACAAAGTTTACAGAAGTAGGTTATGTTGGCCGCGATGTTGAGTCGATCGTCCGCGACTTAGTCGACATGGCGATGAAAATGCTGCGCGAAAAAGCGATGGAAACCGTATCCCACCAAGCGATGGATGCAGCAGAAGAGAGAATTCTAGACGCCCTCCTTCCTCCAGCACGCTCATTCAACGATACTGAAACAGAAGCACCTGAGTCCTCAGCGCGTCAAATCTTCCGCAAGAAATTACGCGAAGGAGAACTCGATGACAAAGAGATCGAAATCGAAGTTAAAGCGACACCAGTAGGCGTTGAGATTATGGCGCCTCCCGGCATGGAAGAGATGACCAGCCAGCTGCAAAGCATGTTTTCTAATATGTCTGGCGACAAAAAGAAAACAAAGAAAATGAAAGTAGTAGACGCCTTTAAGAAGATTAAAGAGGAAGAAGCAGCCCGATTCGTCAATGAAGAACAAATTAAACAAGACGCCCTTCAGCTAGTTGAACAGAATGGTATCGTCTTTATTGATGAGATCGACAAGGTCGCCAAGCGAGCTGACAACTCAAGCTCAGACGTTTCAAGAGAAGGTGTACAACGAGACCTGCTCCCCCTTATAGAGGGGTGCACCATCAGCACCAAGTTTGGCATGATTAAGACCGACCATATTCTATTTATTGCGTCTGGAGCCTTTCACCTCTCTAAACCTTCTGATCTGATTCCTGAACTACAAGGGCGCCTCCCCATAAGAGTAGAACTTAAAGCACTCTCACCAGAAGACTTTAAGCGCATCCTGATAGAGCCTGACGCATCACTTACAGAACAATATGAGGCGCTCATGGCGACAGAAGGTCTGGCACTTAAATTTAGTGATGATGCCCTTACCCGTATTGCAGAAATTGCATGGAAAGTTAACGAAACCACCGAAAACATTGGCGCACGCAGACTCCATACTGTTCTAGAACGACTGCTTGAGAGCGTATCTTTCGGCGCAGGCGATTCGGTAAGAGAGAACCTTGAAATCACCGCAGAATACGTTAATGAGCAACTGAATGAACTGTCAGAAGACGAAGATTTAAGTCGCTATATTCTTTAA
- the rpmB gene encoding 50S ribosomal protein L28, protein MSRVCQVTGKRPVAGNNVSHAKNHTKRRFLPNLQSHRFWIEGEKRFVKLRVSTKGMRIIDKKGIEQVLSDIRSRGEKI, encoded by the coding sequence ATGTCAAGAGTTTGTCAGGTTACAGGAAAAAGACCTGTAGCTGGAAATAACGTTTCTCACGCAAAGAATCACACTAAGCGCCGTTTTCTGCCAAACTTGCAGAGCCATCGCTTTTGGATAGAAGGCGAAAAGCGTTTTGTTAAATTGCGTGTATCTACTAAAGGAATGCGCATCATCGACAAGAAAGGTATCGAGCAAGTATTGTCCGATATTCGTTCACGCGGCGAGAAAATCTAA
- the hslV gene encoding ATP-dependent protease subunit HslV gives MTTILSVRRDGEVSLGGDGQVSLGNTIMKGNAKKVRRLYHGKVIAGFAGGTADAFTLFERFEAQLEKHQGHLVRAAVELAKDWRTDRALRKLEALLAVADKETSLIITGNGDVIEPENSLIAIGSGGPFAQASARALLENTTLSAREIVDKGLDIAADICIYTNHNRTIEDLSNKEAE, from the coding sequence ATGACCACCATCTTATCAGTACGTCGCGACGGAGAAGTCTCTTTAGGTGGCGACGGTCAGGTTTCTCTTGGCAACACAATAATGAAAGGCAATGCCAAAAAAGTAAGACGCCTCTATCATGGTAAAGTCATCGCAGGCTTCGCTGGCGGAACAGCTGATGCATTTACTTTATTCGAACGCTTTGAAGCGCAGCTCGAAAAGCACCAAGGGCACTTGGTAAGAGCAGCGGTTGAGCTAGCTAAAGACTGGCGAACAGATAGAGCTCTGCGAAAGCTCGAAGCCCTCCTCGCAGTAGCGGATAAAGAGACCTCGCTTATTATCACCGGTAATGGTGATGTCATTGAACCAGAAAATAGTCTTATTGCTATCGGCTCAGGCGGCCCTTTTGCTCAAGCGTCAGCTCGGGCATTATTAGAAAACACCACGCTAAGCGCTCGCGAAATCGTTGATAAAGGGTTAGATATAGCCGCAGACATCTGCATTTACACTAACCACAACCGCACCATTGAAGACCTGAGTAACAAAGAAGCAGAATAG
- the rpmE gene encoding 50S ribosomal protein L31, whose product MKEGIHPKYEEVTATCSCGNVIKTRSTMCKDIHIDVCSSCHPFYTGKQKGVEAGGRVDKFKKRFGSRISKG is encoded by the coding sequence ATGAAAGAAGGTATTCACCCAAAATATGAAGAAGTAACTGCAACATGCAGTTGCGGAAACGTTATCAAAACACGTTCAACAATGTGTAAAGATATCCATATTGACGTATGTTCATCATGCCACCCTTTCTACACTGGTAAGCAGAAAGGTGTTGAAGCTGGCGGACGTGTTGACAAGTTCAAGAAGCGTTTTGGTAGCCGTATTAGCAAAGGCTAA
- a CDS encoding primosomal protein N', with protein sequence MTSISNTPDSSRILAVALPVPIYRTFDYLPPITDDGCSFSPGQRVAVQFGRRALTGIILEVKGSSEYPVGKLKPITRLIDNTQVLPPSILSIAKWSAQYYCHPIGEVLFSILPPALKQGKKICISSTRRWTTKENSDTTIEKAIKGNAKKQLQLYHTLEEAPNGLLEETIKLRGFTTAQLKSLCNKQLIEAEELDALSAAATEYEVSAPTLPLSTDQSAVVKQLTRDLGKYQCTLLQGVTGSGKTEVYMNVVDQVINSGQQALILVPEISLTPQTLTRFQNHFRCPIGTIHSGLSQNERLTNWELARQGAAKIIIGTRSAIFTPMKSLGCIIVDEEHDNSFKQQEGFRYSARDLAVARGHREKCPVVLGSATPSLESLNNVLNGKYQRLSLPSRAGGATFPEIELLDIKSRPLQGGLSRPLIDSIKKHLDEQHQVIVYLNRRGFAPAITCEECGWLADCRHCDARMTLHKHPAHLRCHHCDYSAAIPHQCPDCQSTSIKTLGTGTEKAEETLEALFPDTPIIRVDRDSTRKKDSMKGLVDEVNKGLPCILVGTQMLAKGHNFANVTLVAVIDADGGLFSADFRALEKTAQLLIQVAGRSGRGSSQGQVIIQTSHGDHPILQQIARGNYPQIAEQLIEERKLAALPPFSYMTLLKAEDPNINKAMHLLEQTKKMVEDASIDTEPLVELLGPIPASMSRKAGVHRAHLLLTSDNRLALQRTTQQICHWLNSIRWGKSRWMIDVDPIEIN encoded by the coding sequence GTGACAAGCATTAGCAACACACCCGATTCAAGCCGTATTCTCGCCGTAGCATTGCCAGTGCCCATTTATCGAACGTTTGATTATTTGCCACCGATCACAGACGACGGATGCTCTTTTTCACCTGGACAGAGAGTCGCTGTACAGTTTGGCAGAAGAGCATTAACCGGCATAATACTAGAGGTTAAAGGCAGTAGCGAATATCCGGTCGGAAAACTCAAACCGATCACGCGTTTAATAGATAACACCCAGGTTTTGCCCCCATCGATACTATCAATTGCCAAATGGTCTGCTCAATACTACTGCCACCCCATAGGAGAAGTACTATTTTCGATACTACCACCCGCTCTCAAACAAGGTAAAAAAATTTGTATTTCCAGCACTCGACGATGGACTACGAAAGAAAATTCAGACACAACCATAGAGAAAGCTATTAAAGGCAATGCAAAAAAACAATTACAGCTCTACCACACTCTTGAGGAGGCGCCCAATGGTCTACTTGAAGAGACCATCAAACTGCGAGGTTTCACCACCGCCCAACTAAAGTCACTCTGCAACAAGCAGCTAATCGAAGCCGAAGAGTTGGACGCTCTAAGTGCTGCAGCCACAGAGTATGAGGTTTCCGCACCGACACTCCCTCTTTCTACAGACCAGTCCGCTGTCGTCAAACAGCTTACCCGCGATCTTGGAAAGTATCAGTGCACACTGCTTCAAGGCGTTACGGGGAGCGGCAAAACCGAGGTTTACATGAACGTAGTAGACCAAGTCATCAACAGCGGTCAACAAGCTTTAATACTCGTACCTGAAATAAGCCTAACGCCACAAACCCTCACCCGCTTTCAGAATCACTTTAGATGCCCTATTGGCACTATTCACTCAGGCCTTAGTCAAAACGAACGACTCACTAACTGGGAGCTAGCAAGACAGGGCGCAGCAAAAATCATTATAGGTACACGCTCCGCTATCTTCACACCGATGAAGAGTCTCGGCTGCATTATCGTCGACGAAGAGCATGATAACTCCTTCAAACAGCAAGAAGGCTTTCGCTACTCCGCAAGAGATTTAGCGGTAGCAAGAGGCCATCGAGAGAAGTGCCCGGTAGTATTAGGCTCTGCAACGCCTTCACTTGAGTCTCTAAATAACGTACTAAATGGCAAGTATCAGAGGTTATCACTCCCCTCTCGAGCAGGTGGTGCAACATTCCCTGAAATTGAACTGCTAGATATTAAAAGCAGACCACTTCAAGGGGGACTCTCTCGCCCTCTGATTGACTCAATCAAAAAACACCTCGACGAGCAGCATCAAGTGATCGTCTACCTCAACCGTCGAGGGTTTGCACCAGCCATCACCTGTGAAGAGTGCGGTTGGCTGGCAGACTGCCGCCATTGCGATGCGCGAATGACGCTCCACAAGCATCCAGCACACCTACGCTGCCATCACTGCGACTATAGCGCAGCCATTCCACATCAATGCCCTGACTGCCAGAGTACTAGCATAAAAACTCTGGGCACAGGCACCGAGAAAGCTGAAGAAACCCTTGAAGCGCTCTTTCCCGACACTCCCATCATCAGAGTGGACAGGGATAGCACTCGCAAAAAAGACTCAATGAAAGGCTTAGTGGATGAGGTCAACAAAGGCCTGCCCTGCATTTTAGTAGGCACCCAAATGCTAGCCAAAGGTCACAACTTCGCCAATGTAACGCTCGTCGCCGTGATTGATGCTGATGGCGGCTTGTTTAGCGCCGACTTTAGAGCGCTTGAAAAAACAGCCCAACTTCTTATTCAAGTCGCAGGGCGCTCTGGCAGAGGGAGCAGCCAAGGACAAGTGATCATTCAGACTAGCCATGGTGACCACCCTATTCTGCAACAAATAGCGCGAGGCAATTATCCCCAAATAGCAGAGCAACTCATTGAAGAGCGAAAGCTAGCAGCTCTCCCCCCTTTCAGCTATATGACGTTGTTAAAGGCCGAAGACCCCAATATTAACAAGGCGATGCATTTACTCGAGCAAACCAAAAAGATGGTCGAAGATGCCTCGATTGATACTGAGCCACTCGTTGAGTTACTTGGACCCATTCCTGCGTCAATGAGTCGGAAAGCAGGCGTCCACAGAGCTCATCTGCTACTCACTTCCGACAATAGACTTGCGTTACAACGGACTACACAGCAAATCTGCCACTGGCTAAACAGTATTCGCTGGGGAAAAAGCCGTTGGATGATTGATGTTGACCCGATTGAAATAAACTGA